The Posidoniimonas polymericola genome has a segment encoding these proteins:
- a CDS encoding undecaprenyl-diphosphate phosphatase → MPLLDLILLAIVQGLTEFLPVSSSGHLVVTNAILQALGGEQVNFDEMLEVNIVLHVGTLLAVVVFYWKELVRMLGTDRRVALLLIVGTIPAAVIGFPLKHYAEETLNSPLLAGLMFPVTAAILYFGSRQRQDDGGDDYQNLSFGRVLGIGAMQALALLPGISRSGSTIAGGLLAGLSRQAAGTFAFLLAVPAIGGPGAIEVVKLIKRSGEEAGVRAVAPLDLTIAAVVSFVVGYLALWQLLRFVRQGKLAMFCWYLVPLGVVVTAWQLWLRTAG, encoded by the coding sequence GTGCCGCTACTCGACCTGATCCTGCTGGCCATCGTTCAGGGCCTGACCGAATTCCTGCCCGTAAGTTCCTCGGGTCACCTGGTGGTCACCAACGCGATCCTCCAAGCGCTGGGCGGCGAGCAGGTCAACTTCGACGAGATGCTCGAGGTCAACATCGTGCTGCACGTCGGCACACTGCTGGCCGTGGTGGTGTTCTACTGGAAAGAGCTCGTTCGGATGCTCGGCACCGACCGCCGCGTGGCGCTGCTGCTGATTGTCGGCACCATCCCGGCGGCGGTGATCGGCTTCCCCCTCAAGCACTACGCCGAGGAGACCCTCAACAGCCCGCTCTTGGCCGGGCTGATGTTCCCGGTCACCGCGGCGATCCTCTACTTCGGCAGCCGACAACGCCAGGACGACGGCGGCGACGACTACCAGAACCTCTCCTTCGGCCGCGTGCTCGGCATCGGCGCCATGCAGGCGCTGGCGCTCTTGCCCGGCATCTCGCGGAGCGGGTCGACCATCGCCGGCGGGCTGCTGGCGGGCCTCAGCCGCCAGGCGGCCGGAACGTTCGCGTTCCTGTTGGCCGTGCCGGCGATCGGCGGGCCGGGTGCGATTGAGGTCGTGAAGCTGATCAAGCGGTCGGGCGAAGAGGCCGGCGTCCGCGCGGTGGCGCCGCTCGACCTGACCATCGCGGCGGTGGTGTCGTTTGTGGTTGGTTACCTGGCCCTGTGGCAGCTGCTGCGGTTCGTGCGGCAGGGCAAGCTGGCGATGTTCTGCTGGTACCTCGTGCCGCTGGGCGTCGTCGTGACCGCCTGGCAGCTGTGGCTCCGCACGGCGGGCTAA
- a CDS encoding MBL fold metallo-hydrolase, translating into MFHYENGLMLTRPRLAIDIPRRQPRAFVSHAHADHIARHELALCTPATAALYRHRLGASRRVIEMPYGEPLDYQGAKLTALPAGHCLGSAMLLAVVDGQRLLYTGDFKLGESLTAQRAQPPEADLLVMETTFGNPKRRMPPRAEVIGEFIALVRRILADGKTPVVHAYQLGKSQEVTAMLTSHGLPVLQHPSIYEVSRVYERCGVALGREGAEVGAYHGSALAGHVVVTLPRTMPAFRLAGMGDVETITLTGWAIDPGARFRLKVDHALPLSDHADFDELVELVRLVRPRRVATTHGPPGFDEQLRALGYDAQPLAPDAQRRLFE; encoded by the coding sequence TTGTTCCACTACGAAAACGGACTGATGCTCACCCGGCCGCGGCTGGCGATCGACATCCCCCGGCGGCAGCCGCGGGCGTTTGTGTCGCACGCGCACGCGGACCACATCGCCCGGCACGAGCTGGCCCTCTGCACGCCGGCCACCGCGGCGTTGTACCGGCACCGGCTGGGGGCGTCCCGGCGCGTGATCGAGATGCCGTACGGCGAGCCGCTCGACTACCAGGGCGCCAAGCTCACCGCCCTGCCGGCCGGGCACTGCCTGGGCTCGGCGATGCTGCTGGCGGTGGTCGACGGGCAGCGTCTGCTGTACACGGGGGACTTCAAGCTGGGCGAGTCGCTCACGGCGCAGCGGGCCCAGCCGCCCGAGGCCGACCTGCTGGTCATGGAGACCACCTTCGGCAACCCCAAGCGGCGGATGCCGCCCCGCGCGGAGGTGATCGGCGAGTTCATCGCGCTGGTCCGTCGGATCCTGGCCGACGGCAAGACGCCGGTCGTGCACGCGTACCAGCTCGGCAAGTCGCAGGAGGTGACCGCGATGCTCACGTCGCACGGCCTGCCGGTGCTGCAGCACCCCTCGATCTACGAGGTGAGCCGCGTGTACGAGCGGTGCGGCGTGGCGCTCGGCCGCGAGGGGGCGGAGGTTGGAGCCTACCACGGGTCCGCCCTGGCCGGCCACGTGGTCGTGACCCTGCCGCGGACCATGCCCGCGTTCCGCCTGGCCGGCATGGGCGACGTCGAGACGATCACGCTGACCGGCTGGGCGATTGACCCCGGCGCCCGCTTCCGGCTGAAGGTCGACCACGCGTTGCCGCTGTCGGACCACGCGGACTTTGACGAGCTGGTCGAGCTGGTGCGGCTGGTCCGCCCGCGACGGGTCGCCACCACCCACGGCCCGCCCGGCTTCGACGAGCAACTCCGGGCCCTGGGGTACGACGCCCAGCCACTTGCGCCCGACGCCCAGCGGCGGCTGTTTGAGTAG